One part of the Streptomyces lydicus genome encodes these proteins:
- a CDS encoding 2-hydroxy-3-oxopropionate reductase, with translation MSTIGFLGLGIMGSPMAVNLARAGHTVTGWNRSPGRADALVAAGGKEAGSIAEAVRDADVVITMVPASPQVEAVAYGPDGILANARRGALLVDHSSITPQTSVDLAEAAAAKGIRVLDAPVSGGEAGAVEGALSIMVGGERADFDAARPVFDAVGTTVVHCGPHGAGQTVKAANQLIVAVNLQALAEAVVFLEKSGVDLPAALEVLAGGLAGSTALTRKKDALLAGDFRPGFKLELHHKDMGIVTDAARTVGAALPVGAAAAQLVASAVARGDGALDHSALLRGVRLLSGEPTGRPGAPDDRP, from the coding sequence ATGAGCACGATCGGATTCCTCGGCCTCGGCATCATGGGCAGCCCGATGGCGGTGAACCTCGCCCGGGCCGGACACACCGTGACCGGCTGGAACCGCAGCCCGGGCCGGGCGGATGCCCTGGTCGCGGCGGGCGGCAAGGAGGCGGGCTCGATCGCCGAGGCGGTCCGGGACGCGGACGTCGTGATCACCATGGTCCCGGCGTCGCCGCAGGTCGAAGCCGTCGCCTACGGACCCGACGGCATCCTGGCGAACGCCCGCCGCGGCGCGCTCCTCGTCGACCACTCCTCGATCACCCCGCAGACCTCCGTCGACCTGGCCGAGGCCGCCGCCGCCAAGGGCATCCGGGTGCTGGACGCCCCGGTGTCGGGCGGTGAGGCGGGCGCCGTCGAGGGCGCACTGTCGATCATGGTCGGCGGCGAGCGGGCGGACTTCGACGCCGCGCGGCCGGTGTTCGACGCGGTCGGCACGACCGTCGTGCACTGTGGTCCGCACGGCGCCGGACAGACCGTCAAGGCCGCCAACCAGCTGATCGTCGCGGTCAATCTGCAGGCCCTCGCCGAGGCCGTCGTCTTCCTGGAGAAGTCCGGCGTCGACCTGCCGGCCGCCCTGGAGGTCCTGGCCGGCGGGCTGGCCGGCTCCACCGCCCTGACCCGCAAGAAGGACGCCCTCCTCGCCGGCGACTTCCGCCCCGGCTTCAAGCTGGAGCTGCACCACAAGGACATGGGGATCGTGACCGACGCGGCCCGCACGGTGGGCGCGGCACTGCCCGTCGGCGCGGCCGCGGCCCAGCTCGTCGCCTCCGCCGTGGCCCGCGGCGACGGCGCGCTGGACCACTCGGCGCTGCTGCGCGGCGTACGCCTGCTGAGCGGTGAGCCGACCGGCCGGCCCGGCGCACCGGACGACCGGCCCTAG
- the guaA gene encoding glutamine-hydrolyzing GMP synthase, giving the protein MPSAPPAAAPDVVLVVDFGAQYAQLIARRVREARVYSEIVPSTMPVAEMLAKNPKAIILSGGPSSVYAEGAPRLDRALFEAGVPVFGMCYGFQLMATTLGGTVDNTGAREYGRTPLAVSRPGSTLFEGTPTEQSVWMSHGDACSAAPEGFTVTASTDVVPVAAFENDEKRLYGVQYHPEVMHSTHGQQVLEHFLYRGAGIEPNWTTHSVVEEQVAAIRAQVGTKRAICGLSGGVDSAVAAALVQKAIGDQLTCVYVDHGLMRKGESEQVEKDFVAATGVQLKVVEAEERFLNALAGVSDPEQKRKIIGREFIRVFEQAQAELVAEAGAEGEEVAFLVQGTLYPDIVESGGGTGTANIKSHHNVGGLPDDIEFELVEPLRQLFKDEVRMVGTELGLPDEIVHRQPFPGPGLGIRIVGEVTKDRLDLLREADAIAREELTAAGLDREIWQCPVVLLADVRSVGVQGDGRTYGHPIVLRPVSSEDAMTADWTRMPYEVLARISTRITNEVADVNRVVLDVTSKPPGTIEWE; this is encoded by the coding sequence GTGCCATCAGCGCCCCCTGCCGCCGCCCCGGACGTCGTCCTCGTAGTCGACTTCGGCGCACAGTACGCCCAGCTCATCGCCCGCCGTGTCCGTGAGGCCCGGGTCTACAGCGAGATCGTGCCGTCCACCATGCCGGTGGCCGAGATGCTCGCCAAGAACCCGAAGGCGATCATCCTCTCCGGGGGCCCCTCGTCGGTCTACGCGGAGGGCGCCCCCCGCCTGGACCGCGCCCTGTTCGAAGCCGGTGTCCCGGTCTTCGGCATGTGCTACGGCTTCCAGCTCATGGCCACCACTCTCGGTGGCACCGTCGACAACACCGGCGCCCGTGAGTACGGCCGTACGCCGCTGGCCGTCTCCCGACCCGGCTCCACCCTGTTCGAGGGCACCCCCACCGAGCAGTCGGTGTGGATGTCGCACGGCGACGCCTGCTCCGCCGCCCCCGAGGGCTTCACCGTCACCGCGTCCACCGACGTGGTCCCGGTCGCGGCCTTCGAGAACGACGAGAAGCGCCTCTACGGCGTCCAGTACCACCCCGAGGTCATGCACTCCACGCACGGCCAGCAGGTCCTGGAGCACTTCCTCTACCGGGGTGCGGGCATCGAGCCGAACTGGACCACCCACAGCGTGGTCGAGGAGCAGGTCGCCGCGATCCGCGCGCAGGTCGGCACCAAGCGTGCGATCTGCGGGCTGTCCGGCGGCGTGGACTCCGCGGTCGCCGCCGCCCTCGTCCAGAAGGCCATCGGCGACCAGCTGACCTGCGTCTACGTCGACCACGGCCTGATGCGCAAGGGCGAGTCGGAGCAGGTCGAGAAGGACTTCGTGGCCGCCACCGGCGTCCAGCTGAAGGTCGTCGAGGCCGAGGAGCGCTTCCTGAACGCGCTCGCCGGGGTCAGCGACCCCGAGCAGAAGCGGAAGATCATCGGCCGCGAGTTCATCCGGGTCTTCGAGCAGGCCCAGGCCGAGCTGGTCGCCGAGGCCGGCGCCGAGGGCGAGGAAGTCGCCTTCCTGGTCCAGGGCACGCTCTACCCGGACATCGTCGAGTCCGGCGGCGGCACCGGCACCGCCAACATCAAGTCGCACCACAACGTCGGCGGCCTCCCCGACGACATCGAGTTCGAGCTCGTCGAGCCGCTGCGCCAGCTGTTCAAGGACGAGGTGCGGATGGTCGGCACCGAGCTCGGCCTGCCCGACGAGATCGTCCACCGCCAGCCGTTCCCCGGCCCCGGCCTCGGCATCCGCATCGTCGGCGAGGTCACCAAGGACCGTCTGGACCTGCTGCGCGAGGCGGACGCCATCGCCCGCGAGGAGCTGACCGCGGCCGGCCTGGACCGCGAGATCTGGCAGTGCCCGGTGGTCCTGCTCGCCGATGTCCGCTCCGTCGGCGTCCAGGGCGACGGCCGCACCTACGGCCACCCGATCGTGCTGCGCCCGGTCTCCTCCGAGGACGCCATGACGGCCGACTGGACCCGGATGCCGTACGAGGTGCTGGCCCGCATCTCGACCCGCATCACGAACGAGGTCGCGGACGTCAACCGCGTCGTGCTCGACGTGACCAGCAAGCCGCCGGGCACCATCGAGTGGGAGTGA
- a CDS encoding chorismate mutase yields MSTETTAAPTPDTGARTPEAAGIITDARRRIDDLDGRIIGLVQERMAVSAVIQRERITSGGRRVNLTREMEILAHYRDQLGRPGTALAMTLLELSRGQI; encoded by the coding sequence ATGAGCACCGAGACCACCGCCGCCCCCACCCCCGACACCGGGGCGCGCACCCCGGAGGCGGCCGGGATCATCACCGACGCACGGCGCCGGATCGACGATCTCGACGGCCGGATCATCGGCCTCGTGCAGGAACGGATGGCCGTCTCGGCCGTCATCCAGCGCGAACGGATCACCTCCGGCGGGCGGCGGGTGAATCTCACCCGCGAGATGGAGATCCTCGCGCACTACCGCGACCAGCTCGGCCGGCCGGGCACCGCGCTGGCGATGACCCTGCTGGAGCTGTCGCGGGGCCAGATCTGA
- a CDS encoding LAETG motif-containing sortase-dependent surface protein encodes MKLRRALTAAAATAVIAPAALMAAPAAFATGAGTETGVSAEPTTGTPGSEQTDAPTTQPGTPGTGDETAPSGDTTPGSDTEPGEETGTGGETGPTSPATTPGGDTKPTATAKPTTSAEPTAKPTHGPGEDPTCAEQSDEAAISTELRGLPSKVVAGSGWKNFTFRATNTSHKAMKSVDAYVALGGVSTGGFDDVSKLLTVQWYDEDSHAWEAITDVDGYFASVDGLKPGEYADAKLRLKVDAKTPGSYGFAFTIGAYHNEDDVCGFSDVSQYDFDVLVAGSKPGSVPPAKGKPGKSKGNKPAPQGDLKDLPVTGKLAETGASSALPTLALVGGVAMVAGAGAIFVVRRRKTSGGAAAA; translated from the coding sequence ATGAAGCTTCGCCGTGCCCTGACGGCCGCCGCCGCGACGGCCGTCATAGCCCCCGCCGCCCTGATGGCGGCCCCCGCCGCGTTCGCGACCGGTGCCGGCACCGAGACCGGCGTGAGCGCCGAGCCGACGACGGGCACCCCCGGCTCGGAGCAGACCGACGCCCCCACCACGCAGCCCGGGACCCCGGGCACCGGTGACGAGACCGCCCCGAGCGGCGACACCACGCCCGGCTCGGACACCGAGCCCGGCGAGGAGACCGGCACCGGTGGCGAGACCGGCCCGACCTCCCCCGCCACCACCCCGGGCGGCGACACCAAGCCGACCGCGACCGCAAAGCCCACCACCTCGGCCGAGCCCACCGCCAAGCCGACCCACGGCCCCGGCGAGGACCCGACCTGCGCCGAGCAGTCGGACGAGGCGGCGATCAGCACCGAGCTGCGCGGTCTGCCCAGCAAGGTCGTGGCCGGCTCCGGCTGGAAGAACTTCACCTTCCGCGCGACCAACACCTCCCACAAGGCGATGAAGTCGGTCGACGCCTACGTCGCGCTGGGCGGCGTCAGCACCGGCGGGTTCGACGACGTCTCCAAGCTGCTGACGGTGCAGTGGTACGACGAGGACAGCCACGCCTGGGAGGCCATCACCGACGTGGACGGCTACTTCGCCTCCGTCGACGGCCTGAAGCCCGGTGAGTACGCCGACGCCAAGCTGCGTCTGAAGGTCGACGCCAAGACGCCGGGCAGCTACGGCTTCGCGTTCACCATCGGCGCGTACCACAACGAGGACGACGTCTGCGGCTTCTCGGACGTCTCGCAGTACGACTTCGACGTCCTCGTCGCCGGCAGCAAGCCGGGCAGCGTGCCGCCGGCCAAGGGCAAGCCGGGCAAGAGCAAGGGCAACAAGCCCGCTCCGCAGGGTGACTTGAAGGACCTCCCGGTCACCGGCAAGCTCGCCGAGACCGGTGCCTCCTCCGCGCTGCCGACCCTCGCCCTCGTCGGCGGGGTCGCCATGGTCGCGGGCGCCGGCGCGATCTTCGTCGTGCGCCGCCGCAAGACCTCGGGCGGCGCCGCGGCCGCGTAA
- a CDS encoding GMC oxidoreductase encodes MPQENSARNPHPATDGPDDGAGHDYDVLVVGSGFGGAVTALRLTEKGYRVGVLEAGRRFTRASLPKNSWDLKNYLWAPALGLYGIQRIHLLGKVMVLAGAGVGGGSLNYANTLYIPPKPFFDDPQWRHITDWQDELKPYYDQARRMLGVRLNPTMTPSDVHLKATAEAMGVGDSFHMAPVGVFFGDGDDADGTATAEPGAEVADPYFGGAGPSRRACTECGECMTGCRHGAKNTLNENYLYLAERAGAVIHPLTSVVTVTEDSRGGFAVRTLPTDGRKGRRGGAARSTSPGGRTFTARRVVLAAGTYGTQTLLHRMKDSGLLPYVSDRLGALTRTNSEALVGAQTDDRRYRRRHGAAKVDFTKGVAITSSIHPDENTHIEPVRYGKGSNSMGSLTVLQVPYRPAGRVAGWLGNMARHPLLALRSLSNRRWSERTIIGLVMQSLDNSLTTYRKPKGPGKGLLTARQGHGAPNPNQIPEATRAATLLSEQINGFAGSNIGELMGTPLTAHFLGGCPIGDSADSGVIDPYHRLYGHPGISVVDGAAVSANLGVNPSLTITAQAERAMSLWPNKGEPDPRPAQGRPYRRLDPVEPVRPAVPADAFGALRLPFLAVPPVPPKKSLDPSP; translated from the coding sequence GTGCCCCAGGAGAACTCTGCCCGAAACCCGCACCCGGCGACCGACGGTCCCGACGACGGGGCCGGCCACGACTACGACGTGCTCGTCGTCGGCTCCGGCTTCGGCGGGGCCGTCACCGCCCTGCGGCTGACGGAGAAGGGCTACCGCGTCGGCGTCCTGGAGGCCGGCCGCCGCTTCACCCGCGCGTCACTGCCCAAGAACTCCTGGGACCTCAAGAACTACCTGTGGGCCCCGGCCCTCGGCCTCTACGGCATTCAGCGCATACACCTCCTGGGCAAGGTGATGGTCCTGGCGGGCGCCGGGGTCGGCGGCGGTTCGCTGAACTACGCCAACACCCTGTACATACCGCCGAAGCCGTTCTTCGACGACCCGCAGTGGCGGCACATCACCGACTGGCAGGACGAGCTGAAGCCGTACTACGACCAGGCGCGGCGGATGCTGGGCGTACGGCTCAACCCGACGATGACGCCCTCGGACGTCCACCTGAAGGCGACCGCCGAGGCCATGGGCGTCGGCGACTCCTTCCACATGGCGCCGGTGGGGGTGTTCTTCGGGGACGGCGACGACGCGGACGGCACGGCCACCGCGGAGCCGGGAGCGGAGGTCGCCGACCCGTACTTCGGCGGCGCGGGCCCGTCCCGCAGGGCGTGCACCGAGTGCGGCGAGTGCATGACGGGGTGCCGGCACGGCGCCAAGAACACCCTCAACGAGAACTACCTCTACCTGGCGGAGCGGGCCGGCGCCGTCATCCACCCGCTGACCTCCGTGGTCACGGTGACCGAGGACTCCCGCGGCGGCTTCGCCGTGCGGACGCTGCCGACGGACGGCCGGAAGGGCCGACGCGGAGGGGCGGCGCGAAGCACCTCGCCGGGCGGGCGGACGTTCACCGCCCGGCGGGTGGTCCTCGCGGCCGGCACCTACGGCACCCAGACCCTGCTGCACCGCATGAAGGACAGCGGCCTGCTGCCCTACGTCTCCGACCGCCTCGGGGCGCTGACCCGCACCAACTCCGAGGCGCTGGTGGGCGCGCAGACCGACGACCGCCGCTACCGCAGGCGGCACGGCGCGGCGAAGGTCGACTTCACCAAGGGTGTGGCGATCACCTCGTCCATCCACCCGGACGAGAACACCCACATCGAGCCGGTCCGCTACGGCAAGGGCTCCAACTCGATGGGCAGCCTGACGGTCCTGCAGGTGCCCTACCGGCCCGCCGGGCGGGTCGCGGGATGGCTCGGCAACATGGCGCGCCACCCCCTGCTCGCGCTGCGCTCGCTGTCCAACCGCCGCTGGTCGGAGCGGACCATCATCGGGCTGGTCATGCAGTCCCTGGACAACTCCCTGACGACGTACCGGAAGCCGAAGGGCCCGGGCAAGGGCCTGCTCACCGCGCGCCAGGGCCACGGCGCCCCGAACCCGAACCAGATCCCCGAGGCCACCCGGGCGGCGACGCTGCTGTCCGAGCAGATCAACGGCTTCGCGGGTTCCAACATCGGCGAGCTGATGGGCACCCCGCTCACCGCGCACTTCCTCGGCGGCTGCCCGATCGGCGACTCCGCGGACTCCGGCGTCATCGACCCGTACCACCGCCTCTACGGCCACCCGGGCATCTCGGTCGTCGACGGCGCCGCGGTCTCGGCGAACCTCGGCGTCAACCCGTCCCTGACCATCACCGCGCAGGCCGAGCGCGCGATGTCGCTGTGGCCCAACAAGGGGGAGCCGGACCCGCGGCCCGCGCAGGGCCGGCCCTACCGGCGGCTGGACCCGGTCGAGCCGGTGCGTCCCGCCGTCCCCGCGGACGCCTTCGGCGCGCTGCGGCTGCCGTTCCTCGCCGTCCCGCCGGTCCCGCCGAAGAAGTCGCTCGATCCCAGCCCGTGA
- a CDS encoding succinic semialdehyde dehydrogenase produces the protein MTDSQDTGTSSSATAEAPAAPPADGNPVAPAPAGARTAADVVTPEVAARLTRGVVGAGRTANHTPFTGEKLADLPESTPEDVATAFERARAAQARWAEVPVRQRAAVLLRFHDLVLRRQAEVLDLIQLETGKARLHAHEEVQAVAVAARHYGRKAPAYLRPKGHTGVVPTLTKVTEIRHPRGVVGQIAPWNYPLELSVGDALPAFVAGNAVVMKPDTETALTALWAREQLIEAGLPEDVWQVVIGEGPVIGPAVVEHADYVSFTGSTRTGREVAQGAAARLVGVSLELGGKNAMLVLHDADVEKAAAGAVRGCFSSAGQLCISIERLYVHESVADDFLARFAARTKAMRLGNSLAYGADMGSLVGERQLETVTRHVEEAVAKGAELVAGGRHRPDIGPLFYEPTILDGVQAPMAVCGEETFGPVVSVYRFSDEDEAVALANATPYGLNSSVWTKDGRRGRAVAARLRTGTVNVNESYAAGYGSVQSPMGGMGDSGLGRRHGSEGILKYTEAQTVAHQRVMPLAPSFGMTDEKYARFMTRSLQAMKAFRLR, from the coding sequence ATGACGGACTCGCAGGACACCGGAACTTCCTCCTCCGCCACCGCCGAGGCTCCCGCAGCGCCGCCCGCCGACGGCAACCCGGTCGCGCCCGCCCCGGCCGGCGCCCGCACCGCCGCCGACGTGGTCACCCCCGAGGTCGCCGCCCGGCTGACCCGCGGCGTGGTGGGGGCAGGGCGTACGGCCAACCACACCCCGTTCACCGGGGAGAAGCTCGCCGACCTGCCGGAGTCCACCCCCGAGGACGTCGCCACCGCCTTCGAGCGCGCCCGCGCCGCCCAGGCACGCTGGGCCGAGGTCCCGGTCAGGCAGCGCGCCGCGGTGCTGCTCCGCTTCCACGACCTGGTCCTGCGCCGCCAGGCCGAGGTCCTCGACCTGATCCAGCTGGAGACCGGCAAGGCGCGGCTGCACGCCCACGAGGAGGTGCAGGCGGTCGCCGTCGCCGCCCGCCACTACGGCCGCAAGGCCCCCGCCTACCTCCGGCCGAAGGGCCACACCGGTGTCGTACCGACCCTGACCAAGGTCACCGAGATCCGCCACCCGCGCGGCGTCGTGGGCCAGATCGCGCCCTGGAACTACCCCCTGGAACTCTCCGTCGGCGACGCGCTGCCGGCCTTCGTCGCGGGTAACGCCGTGGTGATGAAGCCCGACACGGAGACCGCGCTGACCGCGCTGTGGGCCCGTGAGCAGCTGATCGAGGCCGGGCTGCCGGAGGACGTCTGGCAGGTCGTGATCGGCGAGGGCCCGGTCATCGGCCCCGCGGTCGTCGAGCACGCCGACTACGTCTCCTTCACCGGCTCGACCCGTACCGGCCGCGAGGTCGCGCAGGGCGCCGCCGCCCGGCTGGTCGGCGTCTCCCTCGAACTCGGCGGCAAGAACGCCATGTTGGTGCTGCACGACGCCGACGTGGAGAAGGCCGCCGCCGGCGCCGTGCGCGGCTGCTTCTCCTCCGCCGGACAGCTGTGCATCTCCATCGAGCGGCTCTACGTCCACGAGTCCGTCGCCGACGACTTCCTGGCGCGCTTCGCGGCCCGTACGAAGGCGATGCGGCTGGGCAACTCCCTGGCGTACGGCGCCGACATGGGCTCACTGGTCGGGGAGCGCCAGCTGGAGACCGTCACCCGCCATGTCGAGGAGGCCGTCGCCAAGGGCGCCGAGCTGGTCGCCGGCGGCCGCCACCGCCCGGACATCGGCCCGCTGTTCTACGAGCCGACCATCCTCGACGGGGTCCAGGCCCCGATGGCCGTCTGCGGGGAGGAGACCTTCGGCCCGGTCGTCTCCGTCTACCGCTTCAGCGACGAGGACGAGGCGGTCGCCCTCGCCAACGCCACCCCGTACGGGCTGAATTCCAGCGTCTGGACCAAGGACGGCCGCCGCGGCCGCGCGGTCGCCGCCCGGCTGCGCACCGGCACGGTCAACGTCAACGAGTCCTACGCCGCCGGCTACGGCAGCGTCCAGTCGCCGATGGGTGGCATGGGCGATTCCGGTCTGGGCCGCCGGCACGGCTCCGAGGGCATCCTCAAGTACACCGAGGCGCAGACCGTCGCCCACCAGCGGGTGATGCCCCTCGCGCCGTCCTTCGGGATGACCGACGAGAAGTACGCCCGGTTCATGACCCGCAGCCTGCAGGCGATGAAGGCGTTCCGGCTGCGGTGA
- a CDS encoding serine/threonine-protein kinase, which produces MGIFGGEGRLIGGRYRLGIRLGRGGMGTVWRATDELLDRQVAVKELHLDEEAAAPEARVQRERAMREARTVAGIKHPHVIVVHDVVEQDGRPWIVMELVEGSSLADRLHSGGPVAPREAARIGVALLGALRAAHTRGVLHRDLKPANVLLESGTGRVVLTDFGIAQVPGATTLTDAGGFVGSPEYTAPERMAGRATGPEADLWSLGVLLCAALHGESPFHRDSLAGVLHAVVYDTIELPEAARPLRAVVGGLLERDPERRLDIAGTERLLSGCLHSGPAPERAPGGHRPPAPGPAPAGPGFHPPAAPGTPVPAARPRTGRTRTALLVALGVVVIAGAGAGGTALLMHQDGTTDDGGRTGRPGHSQQAADATPSRKPGGPHRTAAAGPAPAPTATTPAGYRVVRDTVGFALAVPDGFTRSYEHDRVYYYSQGKRFRIGVQLQQRVPQGPLGAMRTADAKGPATYRGYRQGQVTETTHNGLTAGLWEFVWNGSAQDGGSRYTYDLSWDEGGRMIDVWISSPLGSRTEAKRHFDTAVDAFRLTGT; this is translated from the coding sequence ATGGGGATCTTCGGGGGCGAGGGCCGTCTGATCGGTGGCAGGTACCGTCTGGGAATACGGCTGGGCCGCGGCGGCATGGGAACGGTCTGGCGGGCCACCGACGAACTGCTGGATCGTCAAGTCGCGGTCAAAGAGCTGCACTTGGACGAGGAGGCGGCCGCCCCGGAGGCGCGGGTGCAGCGCGAGCGGGCCATGCGGGAGGCGCGGACGGTCGCCGGGATCAAGCATCCGCATGTGATCGTCGTGCACGACGTCGTCGAGCAGGACGGCCGGCCGTGGATCGTGATGGAGCTGGTGGAGGGCTCGTCGCTGGCCGACCGGCTGCACAGCGGCGGGCCGGTCGCCCCGCGCGAGGCGGCCCGGATCGGCGTCGCGCTGCTCGGCGCGCTGCGCGCCGCGCACACCCGCGGGGTGCTGCACCGCGACCTCAAGCCCGCCAACGTCCTGCTGGAGTCGGGCACCGGCCGGGTCGTGCTCACCGACTTCGGGATCGCCCAGGTCCCCGGCGCCACGACGCTGACCGACGCCGGCGGCTTCGTCGGCTCGCCCGAGTACACCGCGCCGGAACGGATGGCCGGCCGCGCCACCGGCCCGGAGGCCGACCTCTGGTCGCTCGGGGTGCTGCTGTGCGCCGCGCTGCACGGCGAATCACCCTTCCATCGCGACTCGTTGGCCGGCGTGCTGCACGCCGTGGTGTACGACACGATCGAACTGCCCGAGGCGGCGCGCCCGCTGCGCGCGGTGGTCGGCGGCCTGCTGGAGCGCGACCCGGAGCGCCGGCTGGACATCGCCGGGACCGAGCGGCTGCTGAGCGGCTGTCTGCACTCGGGCCCCGCCCCCGAGCGCGCACCCGGCGGGCACCGGCCGCCCGCACCCGGCCCCGCGCCCGCCGGCCCCGGGTTCCACCCGCCGGCCGCTCCCGGCACGCCCGTGCCCGCCGCCCGCCCGCGCACCGGCCGCACCCGCACGGCGCTGCTCGTCGCGCTCGGGGTGGTGGTGATCGCCGGCGCCGGCGCGGGCGGCACGGCGCTGCTGATGCACCAGGACGGCACCACCGACGACGGCGGCAGGACCGGCCGCCCCGGCCACTCGCAGCAGGCCGCGGACGCCACGCCGAGCAGGAAGCCGGGCGGCCCGCACCGCACGGCCGCCGCCGGGCCCGCGCCGGCGCCCACCGCCACGACCCCGGCCGGCTACCGCGTGGTCCGCGACACGGTGGGCTTCGCGCTCGCCGTACCGGACGGCTTCACCCGCTCCTACGAGCACGACCGGGTCTACTACTACTCGCAGGGCAAGCGGTTCCGGATCGGCGTCCAGCTCCAGCAGCGGGTACCCCAGGGCCCGCTGGGCGCGATGCGCACGGCGGACGCGAAGGGCCCGGCCACCTACCGCGGCTACCGGCAGGGCCAGGTCACCGAGACCACCCACAACGGCCTGACGGCCGGCCTCTGGGAGTTCGTCTGGAACGGCAGCGCCCAGGACGGCGGTTCGCGCTACACCTACGACCTCAGCTGGGACGAGGGCGGGCGGATGATCGACGTGTGGATCTCCTCGCCGCTCGGCTCCCGTACGGAGGCCAAACGCCACTTCGACACCGCGGTCGACGCGTTCCGGCTGACCGGCACCTGA
- a CDS encoding response regulator produces MIRVAVVDDERLVRSGLRMILGTAPDIEMVADCGGAEAVETVLRAAAEVVLLDIRMPDVDGLTVLRRLRAAPDPPAVAMLTTFDAQEYLTAALREGAAGFLLKDSDPEQLVRAVRTLAAGGSVLDPGVTRAVIGGYLTAEDQAAAARAVSGLTPRESQVLALLGEGLGNAGIADRMGLAPSTVKDHVRALLAKLGGINRIQAAIVADRAGLVTGAPRGTG; encoded by the coding sequence GTGATCCGTGTCGCTGTGGTGGACGACGAGCGGCTGGTCAGATCGGGGCTGCGGATGATTCTGGGGACCGCCCCGGACATCGAGATGGTCGCGGACTGCGGGGGCGCCGAAGCGGTGGAGACCGTGCTGCGCGCCGCCGCCGAGGTCGTACTGCTGGACATCCGGATGCCGGACGTCGACGGGCTGACCGTGCTGCGCCGGCTGCGCGCCGCCCCGGACCCGCCGGCCGTGGCGATGCTGACCACGTTCGACGCCCAGGAGTACCTGACCGCCGCGCTGCGCGAGGGCGCGGCCGGCTTCCTGCTCAAGGACTCCGACCCCGAGCAACTGGTGCGGGCGGTACGGACGCTGGCGGCGGGCGGCAGCGTGCTGGATCCCGGCGTGACGCGGGCAGTGATCGGCGGCTATCTGACGGCCGAGGACCAGGCCGCGGCGGCCCGGGCGGTCAGCGGGCTGACGCCGCGGGAGTCGCAGGTGCTGGCGCTGCTCGGGGAGGGCCTGGGCAACGCCGGGATAGCGGACCGGATGGGGCTGGCCCCCAGCACGGTCAAGGACCATGTGCGCGCCCTGCTGGCCAAGTTGGGCGGCATCAACCGCATCCAGGCGGCCATCGTCGCCGACCGCGCGGGCCTGGTGACGGGCGCGCCGCGGGGGACCGGGTGA